Proteins encoded in a region of the Variovorax sp. PAMC 28711 genome:
- a CDS encoding aspartate:alanine exchanger family transporter: MGDLATHGVIGQVFDTVRPVTEAGLHGFFQLLGNQPIAFVLIALALGTLIGKFSFKTISLGSTAGTLLVGVVLSMIAQAAYGITYAIPGILSSFMLLLFMYALGLKVGPQFFSGLRKGGLAFVVIGLIVWSLNWVICYFGAALAGLAPGYATGLISGSYTITAVLGVGQSALASGAYKPPAGMTVEEVGANMAAAYAISYVLSTVGIILLIRYLPRIFGHDAKADAKLAEAAFSGGANDPVPGAPGALAMGLSPYVMRAFTVAHEGFIGRTVSRLGTDYPEAPILQVVRDGAVLDLADDPTLKKADIVTVRGNVHDAILKDGDLIGPESDDPLARNVVLEVADVHVSAHRHAGKNLAELGKIMSGGVTVQALFRGGTELPLGPKSDVRFGDVLRLTGPDAALRTTAKGLGGHVILPTMKSEVPYLALAMLVGYLVGIFTVTVSGIPFALGTSAGVIMAGVCVSYFRSRNPEFGGPVHEGARSFLQDFGLNAFVAVLSANVGPKVISALSGDTILWLALIGLAGALVPPLVAFWVGIKLFGLNSIISAGATTGARNSTPGLNAIMEESDSSVAAVPYPVSYALTTVLALIGGYFSMILSWR, encoded by the coding sequence ATGGGTGACCTTGCGACGCACGGCGTGATCGGGCAGGTGTTCGACACCGTGCGGCCCGTCACGGAGGCCGGGCTTCACGGCTTCTTCCAACTTCTGGGAAACCAGCCCATCGCGTTCGTGCTGATCGCGCTGGCGCTCGGCACGCTGATCGGAAAGTTCAGCTTCAAGACCATCTCGCTTGGATCCACGGCGGGCACGCTGCTGGTCGGCGTGGTGCTCTCGATGATCGCCCAGGCCGCCTATGGCATCACTTACGCGATACCCGGCATCCTGTCGTCGTTCATGCTGCTGCTCTTCATGTATGCCCTCGGGCTGAAGGTGGGGCCGCAATTCTTTTCGGGCTTGCGAAAGGGCGGGCTGGCCTTTGTCGTGATCGGCCTCATCGTCTGGAGCCTCAATTGGGTCATCTGCTACTTTGGAGCGGCCTTGGCAGGTCTCGCGCCGGGCTATGCGACCGGCCTGATCTCGGGCAGCTACACGATCACGGCCGTCCTTGGCGTGGGCCAGAGTGCACTGGCCAGTGGGGCCTACAAGCCGCCCGCAGGCATGACCGTCGAGGAGGTCGGCGCGAACATGGCTGCCGCCTACGCCATCAGCTATGTCCTCTCAACGGTCGGCATCATCCTGCTGATCCGCTACCTCCCGCGCATTTTCGGCCACGATGCCAAGGCCGATGCCAAACTGGCCGAGGCGGCCTTCAGTGGCGGAGCGAACGACCCCGTTCCCGGCGCGCCGGGTGCGTTGGCGATGGGCCTCTCCCCGTACGTCATGCGTGCTTTCACCGTCGCCCATGAAGGCTTCATCGGGCGGACCGTGTCTCGCCTGGGCACGGACTATCCCGAAGCGCCGATCCTCCAGGTGGTCCGCGACGGTGCCGTGCTGGACCTGGCCGACGACCCGACTTTGAAAAAAGCCGACATCGTCACGGTGCGCGGGAATGTTCACGACGCGATCCTGAAAGACGGGGATCTGATCGGTCCGGAATCCGATGATCCGCTGGCTCGCAATGTCGTCCTGGAAGTCGCCGACGTGCATGTTTCGGCGCACCGTCACGCGGGAAAGAACCTTGCAGAGCTCGGAAAGATCATGTCGGGCGGCGTGACGGTGCAGGCCCTGTTCCGTGGCGGCACCGAACTGCCTCTGGGCCCGAAAAGCGATGTCCGCTTCGGCGACGTCTTGCGCCTGACCGGGCCGGACGCAGCGCTCAGAACAACGGCGAAAGGGCTGGGCGGCCACGTCATCCTGCCGACGATGAAGTCCGAGGTTCCCTACCTCGCGCTCGCGATGTTGGTGGGCTATCTGGTGGGTATCTTCACGGTCACGGTATCCGGCATACCCTTTGCGCTTGGAACGTCGGCCGGCGTCATCATGGCGGGCGTATGCGTCAGCTATTTCCGCAGCCGCAATCCGGAGTTCGGCGGTCCAGTGCACGAAGGTGCCCGCAGCTTCCTGCAGGATTTCGGTTTGAACGCCTTCGTGGCGGTGCTGTCCGCCAATGTCGGCCCCAAGGTCATCTCCGCACTCAGCGGAGACACCATTCTGTGGCTCGCGCTCATCGGCCTCGCGGGCGCACTCGTGCCGCCGCTGGTCGCCTTCTGGGTCGGGATCAAGCTCTTCGGCCTCAATTCGATCATCTCCGCCGGTGCCACCACGGGCGCGCGCAACAGCACGCCAGGTCTGAACGCCATCATGGAGGAATCCGATAGTTCCGTTGCCGCCGTCCCTTATCCGGTGAGCTACGCGCTCACCACCGTTCTGGCGCTGATCGGCGGCTATTTCTCGATGATCTTGTCGTGGCGATAG